A stretch of DNA from Cannabis sativa cultivar Pink pepper isolate KNU-18-1 chromosome X, ASM2916894v1, whole genome shotgun sequence:
TAGCTACAGCAACCTGATGATGTGCTTCTTCTGCTAAACTGCATGTCCCATCCTTCTTTCAACGCATGAGGTCCGTTAGGAAATATATTCGGACTAAACAACTGTATACTTCTTGTAATGATGCCTGCATAATTCCAAAATCTACTTTTTAAGAACAAATCCAGTACACCCCATTTCCCCACACACCTACCCCCAATAAAATTATCCAGATAGAAGATACCATAAACAACATAGTGAAGACAATATAGAAATTTGAAGATGCAAAAgcaaaattactcttaaaagcAAGCCATTTTTTTCTAGAGATTGTTATTAACtttttaatacattatacatatgaaGAACATTCTTATTCAAGGGTGATATTCTCTCAGCTTTAATGGTTGCTAAGATATAACGGAATTTGGTTGAATAGGAACAAGTGTATCCATGATAGATGCTCTTATAATGTTTTGCACATGGATAGTCTTATACAAAGAGATGTTAAACTTAGAAAGTGGAGCCTTAGGAAGAAGAGGCTCTCAAGTTTTGATCAGGGTCTTATGCATTCATTGAAGAGCCTGTAAAGGTTGGCTGTAATTGGTAGCTGCTAGTGCAGCTTTGTATGGGTTTAGTTTGTTTGAAACGaaagcttttctttttttccaaaaaaaaagcaAGTACTTAAATGGGAGTCACTTTCTTATTCTTTTACTTGTCAGAGGAAATATAGAACACACACTATCCAAGTATCCATTCAAAATGAAATCAAGTCCTGTCAAAACCCATTCCTACATTAGATACACTGAATTCAATTTGAACAGTAAGAGAAGTCTTTATCTTAAAATCAGTGAAATGGGTTCCACCAAAAACAAATTTAACATGATATGCTAAATTGGTTTACTACTTTATACCGCAAAGAACacacaaaaatcatcaaaacgagcaataattatatgaaattgaCAATAAGTTAACATCGGGCTCTTCTCTTGTAAACCAAATTATGTTCAGAGATAAGttatttacaaaattaagacTAAAACTATATAGAAAAAGGAGGAGAAAGGTGTACCAGCTGAGAGCAGAGAGGTGGGATGAGAGTGAAGAAGAGGAGATTGTGCTTTGGGAAATAAGACTGGTGAAGTGGAAAATGGTAGGAGAGTGTTACGGGTATGAATTCTGTTGAGAGAGTGTGGGAGCTTGAAGCTGCCCATGGCCGTGGGTGGTGGAAGTGAATTGAGAATAAAGGAAATTTCAAATGGGCGCCTATATACGTTGGTTTCTTAGGAGAGGATAAGGCTTTGTGAGAGGTCCATGCCACACATTCTCAGTGTTAAGGCCATTCAACTCATTTGGGCCTCTTCTAGTTTTCTTCCCTAGGGGTTTATTACCAATTTTGTATAAATCCATAAAGTTTCAATAGTTTCAAtatgtttatatttattaaatatgtttgtatttattttatttgtagatTCATTATTAAACGattgtaattaatttaaaaattaaataaaatataattaataaattatttgtaaCTTAATActaatctaattttatttatttttttataaataaaaaatatttataaatattagttgcgaaaaatatcttattaaatattttaattaaaaaattaatttattttaagtatataattaattataattattttgattttaaaaataaaattttacctATTAGTAATCTGCTATAACaagttataaaaaatataacgattatagttacatttttaatgtaatcattgaatagtcactcataaatatatatagaacacTTTTCAATGAGTATTACCTATGAAtggttactaaataaatttaactataaatattgcttttaaaaatattaaactatcaaattttgatctaatgacgaataatgaaagagaaatttaaatttttatacttaatttaactatttaattaaaaaaatatcaaaagatATCTCTTGTTACACtatatcaaatatatttttgatatagtgtaaaaataagtattttttgatattttttttaattaagtagctaaattatgcataaaattaaaatttctcttttattattcgctattggacaaaaatctaataatttaatatttttaaaattaatatttacagttaaatttgtttagtaccCATTCAGAAGTATTCCATATaagttaatatatattacagtAAACATAAACGAAACAGTATGAACGAATCCTCGTTCTCCTTCTTTTAACAAAATCTTTTTCTCTTATAtccattttcttcgattttcaaCCCGAAATCTAGTgatctaagctccggtagtagcaggatagcaaatccttgaaaagaaaaaacttaaggtatggtttaatttctttttaagtttaaaataattagtttcgtATAGGaattttgtgaattagaatagttatgaaggttctgaccttataggattattctcgggtagtcatgggactagttctgatgtttacttgttgaatttgaggtgatttttaattagaaatcgagtttggaactttttaaagcatAGTCCAAACGTTCATTTAAAGGctcgatttttatttctattacgTAAGGATGGTACTATTTGTGGTATATATacgccctgtgaagtttggagtgatttggataagttttggtagtgtttcggtgaatGCAAAAATCAGAATTTTcgagttttatattttttaaaaattcctaagagatcagaaatcatatttttgttcgttttggacattctatatatACCATTTCGAAGCTTGCGATGAGCTCTACAATAacgtgtatgttttagagccaaaatataaatttgttttagtgtatttataccgcgggatttggtagaaaatcctagattgtcttatgtgaatattaagcagtgttttaggataaacacttattgattTATCATTGTTGTGGCATAGGgccgagatcatcggggatagttctccacttggattggccgaaatgtatgaacctagattaaaggtaagaaaagtatattgtacttcatagtacgttgtatgtaatactattagtattgttatgaattgattaatattgagatatagttaatattgttatataatgaaaagattgattggttgagtatcgataatgtgatgatattatgcatgtgatatatgaGCCCACCgaattaggtgatgcgattttcttGGAGACGTACTAGGCGTAAGTAggggcgtcagtgatatataatgagtaccgagcgtaagtacgggctcacctgattaagTGATGCGATTACTTTTGGCGATGTGTAGATACAAAGTCTGTGATATGAAAAATTACCAGGTTAtgtgttaggctaaaattagtctaaatttcgggtcgtattttcggttagttttcactctttgtttcaagttttagggctattttacgcttgattcttttgctTCAGGTCcccgggtgtttaaagaaagtatttacaagaattgaggacaagtggtgaaagaattgagaagaaaaaccaaaaaaatatgtTGTTGCCAAATCCCATCGCGACGGACAAtatccccgtcgcgacggggattGGCAGAGAGGATCTCGAAACGTTCTGTCTAATCTGCCCGTCGCGATGGggacccagtgacgggatttttggacAGTTTCGTattttcacgaattttaaagatgagacttggtttaaatagagggagttcgtgaaaattagggttcattcagatttggagccctagaaaaaaaggaggaggctagaagagcggctagtggcgacccggatcaattgcttcaacctgttctttctcttctctttaatttttctatgctattttctgtttcaattttaattatggatttgatgatggatgttatgaactaaactcctatttagggagaagaTGATTGTTGATTGACTTTGTCTTTAGTTaatgataattgttatttctcctttcttgattgtgaaatttatccatatttgtgttAATTCCATGTTTAAGCTTGATCACGttttacatgttctatgatctcaattcaaaatctgaaaagtgagaattgagaatgctaaaattggataaactaggttttgatgtgaaacgaaagtatttacatagcctttgtgacaattagattattgcgtaatgctgattatatgttagtctaattcagagatgattagataacatgtaatttaggacctaaaagatctgaaaagagttaggttaattttataatctgtcattcacattgagaaagagagtagtaattagcattaacaattgggtaattaaatcaacatgaTTTTTTCCCCTAATTTCTCATCCTTAATTAAACAACTTTACtgctttctttaattttcttgattaTCTTTATTTCaaactttattaaaattatttttatttgccaaatagaGTCATAAATCTAGTTTAGTGGTATTCagttcaattccctgtggttcgacctcacctgtgtgagctTACTACTTGATTATGTACACTTGCGTATTGTTTATATTTTTCGTAACATTATGGCATAAAGTGAAACCGTTGTAGGGTTTCCTCCTGGCGACGTGTAgatacgggcgtcagtgacatatgataagtaccgggcgtaggtatGAGTTCGTTTGATTAGGCGATGCAATATATTGGTGCCAAGTTATGgcacaggctcacctgattaggtgatgcaattgcatgatatatgggtgccaggctatggcacggACTTGCCTAATTAAGCAATGCAATACATGATTATCCTATttaagcatcgacttgcctgattaggcaacatgatgttatgaagatggttactttatgaggtaacatatatatataatttatatgaataaatgaatataaattctattattggtataataatttcgtattaccaaatatctgtatactgatgtttattcgtggcagatgctagtagtaatttggatttcatcttatgaacaatgtgtgatggtttgattcttattgtgcataaatgacaatattcgaataataaactatatgattattattattacttttcttgctgagtccttgtgactcacgggtgctatgtggtgcaggtaaaggcaaataAAAGCTAGATTAACCATGAGGTGACAGTCTTCTCcaacaatgtacatattgacttCACCGGCCTGCGCGCCGAGTTGTCAGGAGTTGTTTTGGGCTGACTGTATCTACTGTGTACtttgattttgtatttaaattgttgtcgtatatatttctttagcaaaactttatATAACAGGGATCCccagaacacactttttatgctgttataatgtccgtttttagtgtGTTATTttggtcaagtttttaatattatcacggtttttaataattaattaatctattagtattaaactagtttataaaatcatacACATgacgtccctatagattagggcgttacacataTTTTTAGGCTTTTGTAAATCACTAATGACTTTTAAGCAATCCGACTCTACAACAACACATGTCCACCCATTAGCTTTGCTCCAGCTTAAAGCTTCCTTGACTCCAACAGTTTCGACAACATGAGGCTGCAAAATACCACCCTTAGTTAAAGTTTTAGCTTGCAACACCATTCCAGCAGCAGTCCGAGCAACCAAACCCACGCCATATCGTCCCTGACTAGTGAAAAGCGCACCATCAACATTAACTTTAATAGTAGAGAATTTTGGGGGGTCCAATGCTCAAGATTTATCCCATTCGAATCATTGGTATCAGTAGCAGTGACATTGTTTTTTTGAGCATTAAACTAGTCAACATAGTTTAGTTTTTCCACTATTAAAACTTCACTAACATCAGGTTGTTTGGAGTTCCAAACCAGATCATTTCTATGCCTTCAAATTGACCAACATATCATAGCAGCCTCCAAGCATTCTGCTACGTTCCAAGATGCCAATCCCACCTCAAACCAGCTTGTAAAGATCATTGCATCACCTGCTACAACTGGAACTTGGGCCCTGCTCCAGTAGTTTTGAGCAAAATTACACCGAACCAGAACATGTAAAGCAGTCTCAGGAGTTGCAAGGCAGAAGAGGCAGTTAGGATCAATTGGCACATGCTTTGTTGAAAGTTGAAATCTTGTTGGAAGACTGTTGTGGATACTCTCCACAAGAAATTTTGCACTTTGGGAGGGAGCTTCAGTTGCCATAACTGGCACCAAAAACCAGAATTATCTGGTGTGTTACTGCTGGCTTTAATTGTTTGTAGCAGTGCATACCCACTCTTGACCGTGAACATTCCTGAATCATCTTTCAACCAGTACCAAGTATCTCTGCCAGTGCATAAACTCAGAGGAGTTTTCCACACCATTGCATGATCCCTCTCGCGTAACACATCAGAAATGATATCCTCGTCCCATTCCTCGTCGATCTTCATCAACGAATTAACATTCTTCCCAACAAGAGCTGGATGAGAAGATTCAATATAAGGATTCAATTCATCTGGTAACCAAGGATTTGACAAAATATTAGTGTTAGAACCATTACCAACTAGTCTTCTAGCACCTGCCCGAACTAACTCTTGGGCCTCAagaacacttctccaaatgtaacTCGGGTTACAACCCAAAGTAGCAGAGAGAAATGAACCTGAAGAGAAATATCTTGCTTAAAACTTTTCCCCATCAAGCTATCCCCACAAGTAAGGAATCTCCAGCCTTGCTTGGCTAGAAGAGCTAAATTGAAGTCCCTCAAGTCTCAAACTCCCATTCAACCATTGTTGTTATGAACTGTGAGTTTTTCCCATCTCATCTAGTGTATTCCTTTATTAGTAGTTGACATCCAccaaaattttcttttagaTCTCTCAATGTCCTTGACAAATACCAACTGGCATGAGAAAAACATTCATTGTGTAGGTCGGGAGAGCTTAAACAACTGACTTGATAAGAACTTCCTTACCTGCAcgagaaaaaaaatttattatcccAAGATTGAATCCGATTCTGCACTTTATCCTTCAAGTagccaaaaaccacatttttgttCCTTCCAACAGTACTCGGGAGTCCCAAATATTTACTATGTTCAGTCGCTTCATGGATACCCAACCTAGCATAGATGAACTGTCTCATGGAACTGGAGGTATTCGTACTGAAAAAAAACAGATGACTTATCAAAATTCACTTGTTGTCCCGTAGTTGTAGCAAACAAACTCAGCAACTGAAGAATACGAGTAACCTCTCCATCAGTAGCCTTACAACATAGGAAACGGTCACCTCAAAAAGCATATGAGATACACTAGGAGCTCCATTTGCCACTTTGCACCCATGTATCGATTTTTTCTCCTCAAACCTTCGAATAACAATAGATAAAGCTTCAGCACACACAAGAAAGAGATAAGGAGAAATAGGTTTGCCTTGTCTAAGCCCTCTATTTGATTAAATGATAGTAGTAACCTAATaccaataaataaacaaatataaaagcatacatattattaaataagataTTGAATAGGGTGAATACTAATTATGAAAGAATTTATGTTTTGATACtagaataagaaaaataatattacttCAAACACTGAAAAATTCGGGGATAATTACTCAGATTGAACACCTCTTCGTTTTCTTATAACAAAATATTCAACTTTTAAAGAAAATCcttaaagattaaaaaataaagggataattgcggcaaaagtccccaaaaacttgaggttgatgccgattagtcctcaacctcaaaaattggcggtGAAAATACCTAAGGTCCcaatttttgtttgtccgttggTCCTTTTTCTAACGGATCCGTTAAATCCAAATAAAGTGCCACGTGTCAATTTTTTATTggtccaaataataattttaattaaaaaaatttaaaataaaataaaaaactaaaaaatatattttaaaattataaatttattttattttattatatatattatcagGGGATCTATTTTGTGCATCTAACCCTAAATTTAAATCTAAAATGAACATTCAAATTACTATGTTATTtgtatttcatttttttcatactacAAAATTTGTTTTAAGAAGTAATTATGCAGCTTGGACATGAAACTACATACTTCCACCAGGCTTGTTTACAAACATCCGAGCCTTAGCAGCAACTACTTCTGCTATACCAGCATGCAtcaaaaaatcaaaacaaaatatCATGAACAAAAGCTTTATCATAGCTGTCTTCTTCTCCAATAAATAcattatggaaaaaaaatccATCACCATGTGAAACTCTCTCTGCCGCTCTCTCTCTGtgccttcaaaaaaaaaaaaacaacccaTCACCATGTTCATCAAAGCTTGAGCAGAGATGCGAAGGAGAGAACTTcgtgagagagagaggaaacaACCAGATCTAGGCCCATGAACGTCAAGATCCAGGAGAGAGAAGCGGATCGAGGCTCGAGGTCCTGCCTTCAGGAGGTTTCAAAGTGTGAGGGGGTCGTTCATCGGCTTGGGCGTTCGACGACTCTCTCGACCAGATCTGAGGGAGTTTGACGTCGGAGTAGGCCCGTTTCAAGTGAACAGATACCAGATCtgaggaggagaagaaaaaaaataaactgaTTCAGAAGtgattgaagaaaaaaattgtttttaagtttattaatttttattcaatCAGTTTAATAActagattgattttttttattgattttaagtGCCTCTGCAAAAACAATATggtagaagaaggagaagagacggtgagggagagagagaaagatttagaattttttgtttttgttttatttaatcaatcagatttttttattaaaataattttttattttaaataattatatgcatgttttataatttttaattataattatatgtgtACCAATGAACTCTCAACACGTGGTTTTTTTGTCAGCATTTAACAGTGCTGTTAAATTGGGTATGAACGGACAAATAAAAATTGGGACCTTAGGTATTTTCaccgccaatttttgaggttgaggactaatcgcatcaacctcaagtttttgaggacttttgccgcaattatcccaaaaataaataaagatgaTTGAGATGAACAcccatttcttttattttaaacaaaAGAGTCAGCTTCAAACAAAATTctttaacaaaaataaacaaaaaattcaacttttaaataaaattcttgccaaaaaaaacaaaaaaaaatctaataagagTTAATCGTAAAAATgaaactgaaaaataaaataaaaaaggaaataaaGTAAATACTAAATGAAACAATAGTATAAAACAGTTATTaaagtaataaaattaattaatataaaaatatgagtgcattaaaatttatatagtaTATTAAATTTTCCAATTATATTCCTATTATAAATAGAATAGTATATGTTAATTTGAGTAActaccttttaaaaaataaagataatatCTTAGAATAAAGACACGGTATACACAACCGCCTCTCCTATAAATAAATACCGTACCATAGTGCAGCACATAACTTTTACACTTTATACTTTTATAGTACTCTCAGCCCCCAAATAATAAGTCTTTCACAATTACAAATTAATCTTTTTAATTTGAGTTCTAAAAcacattaattattaactaatcGCTAAAATGATGACTCCAAAATGGCTTGTTTCCATGACTAAGAATTTCACtgcaaagaagaaaaaaaacataacgACGGCAGcatcagcagcagcagcagcagcagcagcgaAGGAAGAGCACGTTGTCGTTTACAGCAGAGACGAGAAGCGTTTTGAGTTGGCTTTGAAATATATGGGAAGTATAGTGATATTGGAACTGGTGAGAATGTCAGCAGAGATGGATGGTAGTGCAGTGGGTGGTAATAATGGTATTAGTTGTATTAGGTTGCCTTGTGAGAGTTCGGCTTTGGAGTATGTTATTTCTTTCTTTGATAAGCATGATGGACATGTTGATGAAGATACACAGAAGGCTCTTCTATCTATTTTCACCTCAAATATTGATCACACTGTAAATACATCATCATCAATCACCGCCTCTTAATTCATTTGCTTGGAGTTTGGAATCGGTTCTATTATTATAAGaatacaatatataatatttatgttcTGGTGTTTGTAGTTGTACTCATAAAGTTATTCAAATTGACCGCACAATATTCAATCTTGAGTTAAGATGTATTTCagataaatatataatgttttttCATTCATTCTTTTTGAAGTAAATtaaataatgatttttttttttatttaaatatttcttatttttattgatGACTTCTTgattactaataattaattttaatttttctaactaAAAAAGATCCTGATATACTTTTTCTGTTTCAAAGTATAAATAACAAGAACAACAATGGatgcaatttaaaaaaaaaaacagtttttgCAAGGGACACCTTTCTTGACGCCTTTTTGTGCCGGCACATGTCACGAAATACGCCTTGAAAAAACTACTTGCGCTTGCCAAGTTTTGGCACAACTACTTGAAATAAACGCCTTCTTGTGCCGGCACAACCGCACAAGCAGTTTTTTCAAAGCACATTTGGTGACATGTGCTGAAGAAAAGTGACTTGcaaattggaaaaaattgaAGTTTTTGTTCATGAAATGCTTAAATTTTGGTAGGCATTTTTGGTAGTGCATCTTGCAAAATGAGCAAGAAAAGTttataatttcttaaattttataaatatcaaaattattttgaagtttacttttttatgacataaaaataattaaaataagtatagaaacaaaaacaattaatgattaaaatatgagaaaacatatataaataacaacTAGAGGGCTCTCTACTAGCATAACTCAAGCAcctagaaggagaagaagagaagaatgtgAGGGATATAACAGAAGATGAACTTGAAGAAATCCTACTTGATCCTTCAGAACCAGAAAAGACAGTTTTGCTAAGAGCCTGACTGGATGAACAAGAAAGTGAAGAAATAATGAGCTTTCTCAGGGGAAGAAGGAAGACCTTTGCTTGGGAACCGAAAAACATGCCAGGGATTAGACCAGAAGTGATGACACATTAATTGAATATAGCAACCAAGGGGTTCAAGACTTCAAGTCACTCTTGTAAAATTTAATTCGTATTTACTATGCAAAGATTCAAACTGAAAGATATCtttggtgccgtttggtaaaaattatgttttctaatttcttaatcacaaaaataaagtagaatttttgtttttaaaattttgtttttgaaaaaagaaaatacgttctataaccacttttgtttttaattttaaaaatagaaaacaaaagtgtgttctgtaaagtttatttttattttatttaagtcggatcTGGTGCTAGGTTCGGCACCAGGGCTAGGGCCGAGTTTGGATCTGAGTGGGAGTCTAAAacattgattaattttttttttaaaaaaaaaataataaaagtgatacttttttgtttttaaaattttgatttcaattaaaaaattgaaaagtaaaaatagttttatagaacatgtttttgaaaaatattttcacatttctaattttaaaaacagaaaactgattaataaagtgttaccaaacgacactTTTGTTTAACCATTGTCTTATATATAGTTTTTCTGATATTgcttaagaaaatatttttttaaaatttcaagtgggagattgttggaaCTTTTGTTAAAATGTACAAAAAATATATGAGAAGTAAAGTGTGTGATAGTGCAAGGAGTCCCACATGAGATATGAATACTTTGTTATAAGTGTATAAGATGATGGCTAGTGATTTGGGTTTGGATCCTTAGAGTCACCTAGCTTTGTGCGTATGGGTGATGACTCACACACCAGACCGCCACACTGGTGAGAAGGTTGGTGTGGCTTCACTTTATTTTttacagattttttttaataaaataaatagtttttatttattgtgtAATTAGTCTTATAACGTTTAATTAATTGAAGCAGTAAAAGCAACACTCAATGATCCACTTTTCAATGACAACTTTCTTAATAAAAGTTCTAGGTCTTTCTTTCCTCTTTTTAAAACATCTTGAATAATTCGATTTGAGctatattgagagagttatgaccaaaatactaTCGGTGAGGACTCACACACCAGTTGTTGGACTCAACCATTCAATAATGCTTAGTTGGATTTCTTGTTGCCCTTAGAGTCACCGAGCTTTGTGCGCATGGGTGATGACTCACACACCGGACCACCACACTGGTGAGCAGGTTGGTGTGGTGTCACTATATTTTTtacagaaaaaatatttaataaaataaatagtttttatttattatgtaacTAATCTTataacatttaattaattgacGCAGTAAAAGCAACACTCAATGATCCACTTTTCAATGACAACTTTCTcaataaaagttctagatctttCTTTCCTCTTTTTAAAACATCTTGAATAATCCAATTTGAGctatattgagagagttatgaccaaaatattattggtgaagaCTCACACACTGGTTGTTGGACTCAACCAGTCAATAATGCTTAGTTGGATTTCTTGTTGCTCTTAGAGTCACCCAGCTTTGTGCGCATGGGTGATGACTCACACACCGGACCACCACACTGGTGAGCAGGTTGGTGTGGTGTCACTTTATTTTTtacagaaaaaatatttaataaaataaatagtttttatttattatgtaacTAATCTTataacatttaattaattgaagCAGTAAAAGCAACACTCAATGATCCACTTTTCAATGACATGAATAACCAGCCAATAATGCTTAGTTGAATTTCTTGTTGCCTCACCAATAATACTTAGTTGGACCCACTTTCTcaataaaagttctagatctttcttttctctttttaaaaCATCTTGAATAATCCAATTTGAGccatattgagagagttatgaccaaaatactatcagtgaGGACTCACACACCAGTTGTTGGACTCAACCAGTCAATAATGCTTAGTTGGATTTCTTGTTGCCCTTAGAGTCACCGAGTTTTGTGCGCATAGGTGAGGACTCACACACTAGTGAGCAGGTTGGTGGGGtgtcactttattttttaaggaaaaaatatttaataaaataaatagtttttatttattatataattaatcttatcaCGTTTAATTAATTGAAGCAGTATAAGCAACACTCAATGATCCACTTTTTAATGACATGAACAATCAGTCAATAATGCTTAGTTGGATTTCATGTTGCCTCAATT
This window harbors:
- the LOC115716598 gene encoding uncharacterized protein LOC115716598, which translates into the protein MMTPKWLVSMTKNFTAKKKKNITTAASAAAAAAAAKEEHVVVYSRDEKRFELALKYMGSIVILELVRMSAEMDGSAVGGNNGISCIRLPCESSALEYVISFFDKHDGHVDEDTQKALLSIFTSNIDHTVNTSSSITAS